From the Polaribacter tangerinus genome, the window TAGAGATGGAGGTTGAGCTGGTAATTATTTTGGTGTCCATCATTCTTTCTGCATTTTTTTCTGGAATGGAGATTGCCTATGTATCAGCAAATAAATTACATATAGAATTAGAGAAAAAAAGAGAGGGTTTTATCGCGAAAGTTTTAAATAAAATTACGCAAAAATCATCTAAATTTATCACTACTATGTTGGTGGGTAATAACATTTCTTTGGTTGTATATAGTTATTACATGGGTGCTTTTTTAATACGATTTTTACCTGTACATACCTTTAATGAATTTACAGTTTTACTGCTTCAAACAGTTATATCTACCCTCATTATTTTAATAACTGCAGAGTTTTTACCAAAAGCTATTTTTAGAATTTATGCAAATGAAGTTTTAAAAATTTTTGCAGTTCCTGCCTATGTTTTCTATGTTTTATTTCATTTCTTTTCTGAATTTATAACTATAATTTCAGATTTCTGTTTACGTGTTTTTTTTAAAACGAGTGCAGATGAGCAGCAAGTAGAATTTAGCAAAGAAGAATTAGGTAATTATATTAACGAGCAGTTAGAAACAGGAAATGAAGACGAAGAGTTGGATTCTGAAATTCAAATTTTTCAAAATGCACTAGAATTTCACAATGTAAAAGCAAGAGAAGTAATGGTTCCTAGAACCGAAATTATTGCCATCGAAATTCATGAAAAAGTAAAGAACTTAAAAAATATTTTTATAGAAACGGGCTTGTCTAAAGTGTTGGTTTACAAAACCTCTTTAGATGATGTAATTGGATATGTAAACGCTTTTGAACTGTTTAAAAAACCAAAAAGTATTAAGTCTATTTTGTTGCCCGTAGAGATTG encodes:
- a CDS encoding hemolysin family protein; the protein is MEVELVIILVSIILSAFFSGMEIAYVSANKLHIELEKKREGFIAKVLNKITQKSSKFITTMLVGNNISLVVYSYYMGAFLIRFLPVHTFNEFTVLLLQTVISTLIILITAEFLPKAIFRIYANEVLKIFAVPAYVFYVLFHFFSEFITIISDFCLRVFFKTSADEQQVEFSKEELGNYINEQLETGNEDEELDSEIQIFQNALEFHNVKAREVMVPRTEIIAIEIHEKVKNLKNIFIETGLSKVLVYKTSLDDVIGYVNAFELFKKPKSIKSILLPVEIVPESMMINDILNMLMKKRKSVAIVVDEYGGTSGMITVEDIVEELFGEIEDEHDSQEFLEEIINTNTFHFSARLEVDYLNEEYHLNIPKSEAYETLGGFIIEQTESIPSVDEMVEIEGFQIKILKTSGAKIDHVSLKVIEADS